A window of Mycolicibacterium fluoranthenivorans contains these coding sequences:
- a CDS encoding FAD-dependent monooxygenase produces MTEQVVIAGAGPNGLMLACELALAGVRPVVLDRLPGPSAEPKANGLVGQVIRQLDMRGLFHLFGGDNGPPKPAYGWMFAGISLGFLGLPDNPMYALLLPQPRLVRLLETRARDLGVDIRWGHEVVDFRTDEHAVHVAVRTGDRTDELVAGYLVGADGGRSMVRKNLGVGFVGHTSDIVSRIAHVYLPDELLVPGRGYELPGFGLLPFGNSRFENGSIVVFPLEPDRPMIGTIEYGWTVGSQEGPISLAELRDSLRRILGVDVPVQPPRKPGAHALRRLDGINSRQAERYRVGRVLLLGDAAHVHSPMGGPGLNLGLQDAVNLGWKLADVIAGRAADGLLDTYQSERHPVGERVMMHSMAQLALAAPGPEVGALRTLFGELAAKPEVAGHLAHLLAGSDVRYDVGDDHPWAGRLVPDLTLDDGRRVADLLHEARPVVLDLSGGALDVAEFPERVDVVTGACRHAPAALLLRPDGYVAWAADSVDAPAVSGLRAALARWCGQPSVARMPTVT; encoded by the coding sequence ATGACTGAGCAGGTGGTGATCGCCGGTGCCGGCCCGAACGGGCTGATGCTGGCCTGTGAACTCGCGCTGGCCGGCGTCCGGCCGGTGGTGCTGGACAGGCTGCCGGGTCCGAGTGCTGAGCCGAAGGCCAATGGCCTTGTCGGACAAGTGATCCGGCAACTCGATATGCGCGGCCTCTTTCACCTGTTCGGTGGCGACAACGGACCGCCGAAGCCTGCCTACGGCTGGATGTTCGCCGGGATCTCGTTGGGGTTTCTGGGGTTGCCGGACAATCCGATGTACGCGCTGCTGTTGCCGCAGCCCCGATTGGTGCGCCTGCTGGAAACGCGGGCCCGCGATCTCGGGGTGGATATCCGGTGGGGTCATGAGGTGGTGGATTTCCGGACCGACGAGCACGCCGTGCACGTGGCGGTGCGCACGGGCGACCGGACCGACGAACTGGTCGCCGGGTATCTGGTGGGTGCCGACGGTGGCCGCAGCATGGTGCGCAAGAATCTCGGCGTCGGCTTTGTCGGTCACACCTCGGACATCGTCAGCCGGATCGCTCATGTGTATCTTCCCGACGAGCTCCTGGTTCCCGGCCGCGGGTACGAACTGCCCGGTTTCGGTCTGCTGCCCTTCGGTAACAGCAGATTCGAGAACGGCTCGATCGTGGTCTTCCCGCTCGAGCCGGACCGGCCGATGATCGGCACCATCGAGTACGGCTGGACGGTCGGAAGCCAGGAAGGGCCGATCTCGCTGGCCGAGTTGCGGGACAGCCTGCGGCGGATCCTCGGCGTGGACGTCCCGGTCCAGCCCCCGAGAAAGCCGGGCGCACATGCACTTCGGCGACTCGACGGGATCAACTCCCGCCAGGCTGAGCGTTACCGCGTCGGGCGGGTGCTGCTGCTCGGCGATGCCGCGCACGTGCACTCGCCGATGGGTGGCCCCGGCCTGAACCTGGGCCTGCAGGATGCCGTCAACCTCGGGTGGAAGCTGGCCGATGTCATCGCCGGACGGGCCGCTGACGGCCTGCTCGACACCTACCAGAGCGAGCGACACCCGGTGGGGGAGCGGGTGATGATGCACTCGATGGCACAACTGGCGCTCGCGGCCCCCGGACCCGAAGTCGGCGCGCTACGCACGCTTTTCGGTGAACTGGCCGCCAAACCGGAGGTGGCCGGGCACCTCGCCCACCTGCTGGCCGGCTCCGATGTGCGCTATGACGTCGGCGATGACCACCCGTGGGCCGGTCGGCTGGTGCCCGATCTGACCCTCGACGACGGTCGCCGCGTCGCCGATCTGCTGCATGAGGCCCGGCCGGTCGTACTGGACCTCTCCGGTGGGGCGCTCGATGTGGCGGAATTCCCCGAGCGGGTGGATGTGGTGACCGGAGCCTGCCGGCACGCTCCCGCGGCGCTGCTCCTCCGGCCCGACGGTTACGTCGCCTGGGCTGCCGACAGCGTCGACGCGCCGGCCGTCTCGGGTCTGCGCGCCGCGCTCGCCCGCTGGTGC
- a CDS encoding DUF3017 domain-containing protein: MTLKDFARKVFGGQWPILAVGLIFVLAFVLVVAGYWRRGALVIAIGVGVAAALRLALTEDRAGLLVVRSRVIDVATTATVSAVMLYIAWTIDPLGTS, encoded by the coding sequence GTGACGCTCAAGGACTTCGCCCGCAAGGTTTTCGGCGGGCAGTGGCCCATCCTGGCGGTCGGGCTGATTTTCGTGCTGGCCTTCGTGCTGGTGGTCGCCGGCTACTGGCGCCGGGGCGCGCTGGTGATCGCGATCGGGGTCGGGGTGGCCGCCGCGCTGCGCCTGGCCCTGACCGAGGATCGGGCCGGGCTGCTGGTGGTGCGATCCAGGGTGATCGACGTCGCCACGACGGCCACTGTGAGTGCGGTCATGCTGTACATCGCCTGGACCATCGACCCGCTGGGCACCAGCTAG
- a CDS encoding TetR/AcrR family transcriptional regulator, with protein sequence MTGLRERKKADTRRALSDAALELTFRHGLENVTREDIARVAGVSLRTFNNYFTGKYEALAYRQTERVRRSIAELQKRPAGEPLWTAITESILIPVDEDFATAGPENAVPTRAELVEVRKLLMSPEIRGVVGRALIEEWITVIAERTGTDPDRDMYPRLVAGVVHAVGDAAADAYAKADPPVAFPELLRQGFAAVAGGLTQPEGTHD encoded by the coding sequence ATGACGGGGCTGCGAGAACGCAAGAAGGCCGATACCCGCCGGGCGCTCAGCGATGCCGCACTCGAACTGACGTTCCGGCACGGCCTGGAGAACGTCACCCGCGAGGACATCGCCCGGGTGGCCGGGGTGTCGCTGCGGACGTTCAACAACTACTTCACCGGCAAGTACGAGGCCCTGGCCTACCGTCAGACCGAACGGGTCCGGCGCAGCATCGCCGAGCTGCAAAAGCGCCCGGCCGGCGAGCCGCTGTGGACGGCGATCACCGAATCGATCCTCATCCCGGTCGACGAGGACTTCGCCACGGCGGGCCCCGAAAACGCCGTGCCCACCCGAGCCGAACTCGTCGAGGTCCGGAAACTGTTGATGAGTCCGGAGATTCGTGGCGTCGTGGGCAGGGCGCTCATCGAGGAGTGGATCACGGTGATCGCCGAGCGCACCGGCACCGATCCGGATCGCGACATGTATCCGCGGCTGGTGGCCGGCGTGGTGCACGCGGTCGGCGACGCCGCCGCCGACGCCTACGCCAAAGCCGATCCGCCGGTGGCCTTCCCCGAGTTGCTCCGACAGGGGTTCGCCGCCGTCGCGGGCGGTCTGACCCAACCGGAAGGAACCCATGACTGA